The Papio anubis isolate 15944 chromosome 2, Panubis1.0, whole genome shotgun sequence region CCTGTCTATGTGTTCTGGCCCCTTGTCTTAGTGCCATTCTTATTGACTCTTTTCCTCTTGTCTTGGAGGTGCCAAGCGCTGGTTTGTGGATACCCAGGCAGATCTGCAGTGCCTAATGCCATGAGTGTGGTGGTTCAGCATGTGGAGGAAAAAGCTGTGCACTCCTGGTCGCGCATCTCCACGGCTGGGAAGAAGGCCCTGGAAGAGGCGCTGCTTGTCTTTAACCCCATGAGCCAGGATCTCAGTGCCACAGAGGCCCAGCTTGTGGCCTTCCTGCAGGGCCTGCGAGATGATGGCTTCCAACCTACCATTCTGCGCAGTGGTGATGTCTATGGCTATAGTTCATGCACAGCTAATCCCCCAAGCCAGACGAAACTGCAAGCTCGTGCCCCTAACCCAACTGCCACATCACCTCCAGCCAGTGCTCCCCGAACTGCCATGCGGTTGCCTGCAGGTCGGGCCACACTGCTTCCCATGCCACTATCTGGTAGGCTGGCTAAAGCGTCCACACCAGCCCTTGCCAAGCATGCTACCACCAACCTGCTGCTGAGCTCTCTGAAGCAATCAAGTGCCAGCCATGCCCGGGGCGCAGCAGTGGGCTTCCCCACCCACCTTTATCCAGGTGTCTACCCTGCCATGCGGCTCTCTGTTGTCCTTGAGGCCCTGGTTCCACTCAAGACTACAATGCCCTGCTTGGGTGCCAAGCACAAGGCACAGTCACTGCATCTCTCACTTGCAGACTCTCCTCTGAAACTGCGGAAAAGTTCAGGGAAGGGTCCAGGGAACCCCCGGCCCAAAGCTCCCAGAAAAACCACAAGCAAGGGCTCCAAGTGTCTGACTCgcaaaggccctggggctggACCCCGACGAGGCTCTGGGCACCAGAGCAAAACCAACAGAGCCACTGGGTCCCCCAGTGTCCGGCGAATGAAAGGGGGCTCTGCCCTGGGCACCAAAGCAGCCCAGGCCAAGGTAGCTCAAACACTGGCCAAAGCTGCTCGTTCCCAAGCCAGGGTGGCTCGAACACAGTCCAAGGCTGCTAAGGCCCGGGCCAAGGCCAAGGCAGCCCGGGCCAAGGCCAAGGCAGCCCGggccaaggccaaggccaaggccaaggccaaAGCCAAGGCAGCACGGGTCAAGGCCAAGGCCAAAGTCATGGCAGCACGGGCCAAGGCCAAGACTAAAGCCAAGGCAGTACGGGCCAAGGCCAAGGTGGCTCGGACCCAgcccaggggcaggggcaggccaAAGGGGTCTGCTAAGACCAGAACTACAAGGAAGGTCCAGAAATACCGCCCTGAGACTGTTGGGCAGAAGAGGAAAAGGGCTGAGGAGGCAAAAGATCTTCCTCCCAAGAAGAGAACACGGCTTGGGCCCCGATCTCCTAAGGCATGGCTAGGGCCTGGAACAGCAAAGCTGCTCAAGTTCCGTGCCATAAAGGTAGATAGGCGGTCCTCCGATGATGAGGTGCGGCAGCGGGCTCAGCGGATTCTCCGCGTGAACCTGTCACCTGAGATACGGCTCCAGCCATTGCTGCCACATTCAGCAGTCTGATTCCTTCACACGGCAATGTTTGGGGAAACTGAGCCCAGCTGTCTGTGTGGCCAGTGGTACAGTGTGCTATGCCCGTGGACTCCACAATCTTGAGGACTCCGGGTACCTCTCTAGGGCCCTTGTGACCttagggtggggtgggtgggtgggaggggtgTTTTCATGGCGCGATGCACTGTGACTTGTTATTCAAATTGTATGTCTACTGTTCCATCTATCACGTTTTATACCTTTCCACCTTCCAGTCTCCCTGCCCACCCTCCATGgtcttttttgtatgtgtggcTGCTGGCAGGCCAGCTTGAAGGTATAGGGAAAAAGGTCCCAGAAATAGGTATGCCTATTTCTGGGGGTTGTGGGAGGAGGCAGCTCCTGGGCCCCTTTGGAGACATGAGGGGAAATTGGCTTCTGTGGGTGTCTGAGAGGCATCCCCTGAAGACAGGAGCAGAGCCACTATGAAATAAGACACTTCCCTTTGAGGCTGCTCTGGTTTGTGATCCAGACAGGCCCCGTGTAGGACAGTAGGTTCCATGGGGAACCTTGCAGCTAGTGGGTTTTTAGGTCCTGGAATGGAGCCTTTGTGGTACTTCTCCTTAGGGACCAAACAGACAGCCTGGCTAAAATCTTggggctggccgggcgcggtggctcaagcctgtaatcccagcactttgggaggctgagacaggcccGGATCAGGaatccaggaggtcgagaccatcctggcgaacttaccgtgaaaccccgtctctactaaaaatacaaaaacgggtggtggctgagcctgtagggatcccagctactcgggagaggctgaggcaggagaataagtaaaCCTGGgaggagggcttgcagtgagctgagatccggccactgcctccaacCCGGAGCTACagcgaactccgtctcaaaaaaaaaaaaaatcttggggcTTAGCCTGGGCTTTTCTGGTTTGGGACCAGGCCCAAAGGGGTTGAGGTGCTTCTCCCTCTCTGGTCTCCTGGGAGAGAGTAACTATCCTGAACTTTGATTGGTGGCAAGGTACTGGTGGTTGAGTCAGGACCACAGAGGTTGCCCTCAATGACCAAATAATTTTCTCCTTGATTGGGTGAGGTTTTCCATGACTGCCTCATCAGCAGTGCTTTCTGTCTGGATTTGAAGAGCTTTCTCTATTCCTAGGTCCAGCCTCATGCCCTCCAACATGGTCCATATGTTAAAATACATTGTCACCCTTCCTGCTTTTTAGAGAGGGGGCTGGGTCCTGGGACCTGAAGGAGGTAACTGTCCTGCCCATCTGTAGTCCATCACTGGCTGCCCAGGCTGAATGGCAGTGCCTGGAGTGGGCAGGGAGGGGTACACATTTCCCCTCCCTGGGTTAGGGACATCATTTGAGTGAGAATCAGATGGTTTCTGTTTCTGGGTTTGGGCCCCACAACCTGCCAGCTGCCCTGGGTGATGGACCTATGGAGGAGCTCTGTGCTTCTTGGTGCCCTCCTGCCCCTTCTGCGTCTTGTGGCATGCTTCCCCTGGGTGTGTCCTCCCTTGGTTTTCCAAGCTCTGGGACCTTGCTCCCAGCTGTGCTATTGCCCCACTACCCTGCGTGCTACTTGCCTCTGACAACTCTTCATTAATGATGTGAATATGGGGAATGACCTGAGAGCCACACTCAGCTCCTCAAGGGCAGCCTAGCTTggggctcacgcgtgtaatcccagcactttgggaggccaaggcaggtgggtcagttgaggttaggagtttgagaccagcctggccaacatggtgaaacaccgtctctactaaaaatacaaaaattagctgggcgtggtggtgcatgcctatagtcccagctacttgggaggctgaggctagaaggtcacttgaacctggaatgtggagtttgcaatgagctgagatctcgccgctgcactccaggctgggcgacagagtgagactgtctcaaaaaaaaaaaaaaaaaaaaagaaatcaaggttccctgtggggtggggtggagggcgGTGGGTATTCCTGGGATCTCTGGTCAGACCCTGCCCCTCCTAGTCCAGGCTCCTAGAGCAGTTGCCTATGGAGTGCCAGATATCCTTTCCCAACCTGGCTGCATCAGCATCCTGGTTGTTGACTGGGGCCAGAGCCAGAGTCTTTGAACTTCATCCAGTAGGCCCTGAGCCCTACTTCATTGGCAGTCACCTGCAGGTGAGGGCTCTGGAGACTGATTTCTTTGGGTGTCCTGGGCTGGTTCAGCCCTGTTGGGGGTCTGGGTCATTGCTGGGAGCTAGAAGGAGAAACCTGTGCTGTGAAATTTTAGAGTAGAGGTCTGATCATTAAGCTGTCTAGTCAGTTTCCTTGAGTCCTAACTCAGGACTCAGAATTACCTCTGTGACTCTTGCGACCAGGGAGGCCATGACATTAAGAACGTAATCTCCCGTAGTGGCCATGGTGGCAACAAGACCTGGCAGGCAGAGAGTAGTGACAGTGCAGTGTGCCCATGTGTGGAGGTGTGGGGATCAGGGCCTGGTCACTAGCCCTATGGCTGCAGGTGTCGAAAATGTCACCAtcagctggacgcagtggctcatgcctttaatcccagcactttgggaggccaaggcgggtggatcacgaggtcaggagatcaagaccatcctagctaacagggtgaaaccccgtctgtactaaaaatacaaaaaatcagctgggcgtggtggcaggtgcctgtagtcccagctactccaggtggctgaggcaggagaatggcatgaaccgggggcccggaggttgcagtgagcgagatcattcctctgcactccagcctgggcggcagtgagactctgtctcaaaaaacaaaaaagtcaccaTCAAGGCcggggagcagtggctcacgctaaTCAGCACTTCCAGGAGGCCAGGTGGGGCGGTTaagcgaggtcaggagatcgagagactatcctggctaatacagtgaaacctggtctctactaaaaatacaaaaattaataggtgtggcagcatgcaacctgtagtcccagccttctcaggaggctgaggcaggaggatggcgtgaatctgggaggcagagcttgcagtgagcgagatcactgCATTCCAAGCGTGGGGCGACAGGTggtctgtctgaaaaaaattaaaaattatcaggcgtgctggcacacctgtagtcccagctactcagaagactgaggcaggagaatctcttgaatctgggaggtggagattccagtgaaccaagatacctttcccactgcactccagccactggGTAGCCAGAGAGCAggctatctcaaaaaagaaagaaacagccagGCAGCGATTGGCTcaagccataatcccagcactttggggaggccgaggcgggtggatccgcgaggtcaggagattgagaccatctggctaactgcggtgaaacccgtctctactaaaaatacaaaaaactagccgaggccgaggtggtgaagcctgtagtcccagctactcgggaggctgaggcaggagaatggcgtaaacccggggccgaactgcagtgagctgagatccggccggtgtacctccagcctggtgacagaagctgaagactccgtctcaaaaaaaaaaaaaaagaaagaaagaaaacgtcaCCATCCAGCTGGACCTAGAGGGTGCCTTCTACTTCACCCACCTCAAGACTTTCCCAGTGACCCAGTGCCCCATCCTGAAGGCTTGCTTAGCAAGTGCTGACCCTGTGCTTCCCTACTTGATGGCCACCAGTGATGCTTGTCCCTGGCGACTCCCCAGACATTCCACCTAGCAGCTGTGCTCCTTGAGCACTCAGTGGACCATGCCGCTCCTGGCACATATACAGATATTTTGTCTACAACTGCCCAAGCCTCTTTCTTGGGATCCCTCCTGCCCCTAGCCACAGAGTCAGTGACCTTGTCTGTGACCAGCATTACTCAGACATCCAGCCTTCCACTGAGGGCAAGGTCAGGCCCAGAGAAAGGGGGGTTGGGCCCTGGGGTGAAATAAGAGGCTCAAACCTGCTTCTTTGTCCCAGGTAATTTTCAAAATTCTGGACCCAGCCATTCCAGTAGAGGACCCAAACAACCCTGAGATTCAGGGTAATCATCCCCAGCAGTCCTGTATCCTTTGTGTGTCAGGGCAGAGCTTGTAGATACTGGGGGAAAGAGGCCCTGCCTGGAGTGGGCACTGGTGGGACAGGGCAAGTAGGCAAGCGCAGTCTCCCAGGGCcattccccagccctgccccatcATGGTCCTTTTTGTGGCCTCCCATTTATGCCCCATCACTGTTCCCCATACTTGTACCCAGTGTATAGGGACTGGCATGGGGAACAGTTTCCATTTCTCCCGTCTCTGCCCCATTATTGAATCCCTTTGTGAGGCCCAATCATCGTTCCTCATTTCCTCATACCTGTCCCCCATCTCCACTCCTATCACTGCCCCTTATAACTCTTCACTTTGTGGGCCCTCCTCATTGTCCCTGTCATGGTCTACCTGTCATTGCTCCTCCAACTCCATTCATGACCCTGACCTCTGCCCTTTGTCCCTGCAGCTGCCTCTAGGTGGCACCAGGGCATCTCTGGATGTAACACCTTCCTTACAAAGAAGTCTTTTGTTAAAGGATAAGAGAGCCACATAACAATAACCTAGTAGGAGAGCCCAGAATCAGGCCAAGAGGGTACCAGAGCAGGACAAACGCCGAACTAGTTTTTTCTCTACACCCACTGGGCACTCCCTGCCCCCCTTAACTGCAGTTATTACCAGCTGCTCACCCTGAGCCCTCGTGGTAGGTCTGCAAGCTGCTGCTGTTTTCACCTCAGATGAGAAAAGAGGGGAGGCCTGCAGAGGAAAGATACAGGAGGTAGCGGACCTCCTGTATCCTAGTAAGGGACCTAAGGTGTGGAGCAGGGAGAGGAGCCATGGACCCATTCCTTTATCTATGTGTTCATATAACAAGCACATTGAGCTGTACGCTCTGTCGGGCATCTTCTGGGCAGTGTTTGATGAGAAGCAGACAGAAAAAGTATCTGCCTTCTTGGAGCAGGCATCAAGTCAGAAAGACAGTTGATAAATAATCCATCTGTGACCATGCATTGTTaaatgatggggatacattctgagaaatgtgtcattacaCAATTTCTTCGCTGTGCAAACATCTAGGCTGTACTtacatggtatagcctactacacttCTAGACTATCTGGTATAGCCTattactcctaggctacaaacctgtacagcatgtgactgtactgaaaactgtaggcaattgtaacacaatggtatttgtgtatctaaacatagaaaaggtacagtaaaaacatgGTATAAAAGATGAGAAATGGTACACCTGtttagggcacttaccatgaatggcaCTTGGGGGACTGGAGgatgctctgggtgagtcagtgaggagtggtgagtgaatgtgaaagccTAGGATactactgtacactactgtagattataaacactgtacacgaGCTATAccaaacatataaaaacaaatgttttccttCTTCAATAGTAACCTTagttttctgaagtttttttACATTACAGACTTTTAACTTTTTACAGCTTttataacacttagcttaaaacatgtgtacagctgtacaaaaatatttcctttatatccCTATTTGATAAgcttttctctattaaaaaaaattttttttttcacattttaaacttttttgttaaaaactaagacacaaacacagacaTTAGCCTAAGCTTACATAggatcaggatcatcaatatcaccgTCTTCCACCTCCAGATCTTGACCCACTGAAAAAGATCGTTAGGGgcagtaacatgcatggagctaTCATCTATGATAACAGTGCCGCCTTCTGGATACCTCCtgcctgaaggacctgcctgagactgttatacaattaatttttttttttgagacagggtctcactatgttgcccaggctggggtgcagtggcaccatctctgcccactgcaatctatgcctcccaggctcaagtgatcctctcacctcggcctcctgagtagctgggaccaccggccTATGCTGCtaggcccagctaagttttttctctttttttttttttctttttttttttttttttttgagatgtagtttccctcttgttgcccaggctggagtgcagtggcgcaatcttggctcactgcaacctctgcctcctgggttcaagcaattctacctccagcctccagagtagctgggattacaggcaccgccaccatgcccagctaattttattattttagtagaggcggggttttagctatgttggccaggctggtctcgctcctgacctcaggtgatccacctgcctcggtctcccaaagtgtgctgggattacaggcgtgagtccccggccttttttttttgaggcgagaaGTCTTGCTCTAtgcgcccaggctgcagtgcgtggctcaatcttggctcactgcaagctgcctcctgggttcagccgtctcctgcctcagcctcctgagtagctgggagtacaggtgcccgccaccatgcccagcaaatttttgtatttttagtgggag contains the following coding sequences:
- the CCDC71 gene encoding coiled-coil domain-containing protein 71, with translation MSVVVQHVEEKAVHSWSRISTAGKKALEEALLVFNPMSQDLSATEAQLVAFLQGLRDDGFQPTILRSGDVYGYSSCTANPPSQTKLQARAPNPTATSPPASAPRTAMRLPAGRATLLPMPLSGRLAKASTPALAKHATTNLLLSSLKQSSASHARGAAVGFPTHLYPGVYPAMRLSVVLEALVPLKTTMPCLGAKHKAQSLHLSLADSPLKLRKSSGKGPGNPRPKAPRKTTSKGSKCLTRKGPGAGPRRGSGHQSKTNRATGSPSVRRMKGGSALGTKAAQAKVAQTLAKAARSQARVARTQSKAAKARAKAKAARAKAKAARAKAKAKAKAKAKAARVKAKAKVMAARAKAKTKAKAVRAKAKVARTQPRGRGRPKGSAKTRTTRKVQKYRPETVGQKRKRAEEAKDLPPKKRTRLGPRSPKAWLGPGTAKLLKFRAIKVDRRSSDDEVRQRAQRILRVNLSPEIRLQPLLPHSAV